From the genome of Nitrospirota bacterium, one region includes:
- a CDS encoding type II secretion system protein, with the protein MKFTRQKRYPAFSIADRGFTLLEVLVAMVLLSVALAAILELFSTNLKALAKSDDVSNAVILAELKMREILDDETLIERAWSESTGDKYRIDIAVRSTENNRTENLQIKLFEINLTVLWTKDAKEKTVNLKTLKVVAKQI; encoded by the coding sequence ATGAAATTTACCAGACAGAAAAGATATCCTGCATTTAGCATTGCAGACAGGGGGTTTACCCTGCTGGAAGTCCTCGTTGCCATGGTATTGTTGAGCGTTGCATTAGCAGCCATTCTTGAGCTCTTCTCGACTAACCTGAAGGCACTGGCAAAATCGGATGATGTCTCAAATGCCGTCATACTGGCTGAATTAAAGATGCGGGAGATCCTTGATGACGAAACCCTCATAGAACGTGCCTGGTCAGAGTCAACCGGGGATAAATACCGTATAGATATTGCGGTAAGAAGTACGGAAAATAACAGGACGGAAAATCTTCAGATCAAATTGTTTGAAATCAACCTGACGGTCCTCTGGACAAAGGACGCAAAAGAAAAGACCGTTAACCTGAAGACCCTTAAAGTCGTGGCTAAACAGATATGA
- the gspE gene encoding type II secretion system ATPase GspE: MLNTADSALNRPFINSEDLPKVPFVLIAISPRFIRENTVIPLELKQNVLKIAMADPDDRDTIDALRVATAAEIQVFAADRRALGEYISKFYGQESQDINRIVEDMGEKGFEFVSEDEEDIGHLKDLASEAPIIRLVNLLITRAVEGRASDIHIEPFDDELKVRYRIDGVLHDAESTPKKLQAAIISRIKIMAKLNIAERRLPQDGRIRLKVGEKEVDLRVSTIPILHGESVVMRILHKEGIAIDLKLLGFPPKMLLQFQQLIGKPNGIILVTGPTGSGKTTTLYGALDKINSPEKKIITVEDPVEYQLKGVNQIQVKPQIGLNFSNTLRHIVRQDPDIIMIGEIRDLETAEIAIQSALTGHMVFSSLHTNDAPSALTRLLDMGVENFLLSSTVRGVLAQRLVRLICPSCKETDPSTADREELLTLGIERDTPLYRGAGCEQCAHTGYFGRAGIFELLIIDDEIRKLGLKNADSNQIRAMARQHGMKTLLEDGADKIRAGITTLSEVLRVTQET; the protein is encoded by the coding sequence ATGTTGAACACTGCAGATTCTGCCCTGAACAGACCATTTATCAATAGCGAAGACCTCCCGAAAGTCCCCTTTGTGCTTATTGCCATATCACCCCGTTTTATACGCGAAAACACGGTTATCCCTCTTGAATTGAAGCAAAACGTGCTGAAGATAGCAATGGCAGACCCTGATGATCGGGATACCATTGATGCCCTCAGGGTTGCAACGGCTGCGGAAATCCAGGTATTCGCGGCTGACCGCAGGGCCCTCGGTGAATATATATCAAAATTCTATGGTCAGGAATCACAGGACATAAACAGGATTGTAGAAGATATGGGAGAAAAGGGGTTCGAGTTTGTCAGCGAAGATGAGGAGGATATCGGGCATCTGAAAGACCTTGCCTCGGAGGCTCCCATCATACGGCTGGTGAACCTTCTGATAACAAGAGCTGTTGAGGGCCGCGCAAGCGATATCCATATAGAGCCGTTCGATGATGAATTGAAGGTCAGATACCGCATCGATGGCGTACTGCACGATGCAGAATCCACTCCAAAAAAACTGCAGGCCGCTATCATTTCTAGAATCAAGATCATGGCAAAGCTGAATATAGCGGAAAGGAGACTGCCGCAGGACGGGCGCATAAGACTGAAGGTTGGGGAAAAAGAGGTTGACCTCAGGGTCTCCACCATACCCATTCTTCACGGCGAAAGCGTCGTCATGAGGATTCTTCACAAGGAAGGCATCGCCATAGACCTGAAACTTCTGGGGTTCCCGCCAAAGATGCTGTTGCAGTTTCAACAGCTTATCGGGAAACCCAATGGGATTATCCTGGTAACCGGTCCCACGGGAAGCGGCAAGACGACTACGCTTTATGGGGCTCTGGACAAGATAAATTCGCCCGAAAAAAAAATAATCACCGTTGAGGACCCGGTCGAGTATCAGCTCAAGGGAGTCAACCAGATCCAGGTCAAACCACAGATTGGCCTTAATTTTTCTAACACCCTCAGACATATTGTCAGGCAGGACCCTGACATCATCATGATTGGAGAGATCAGAGACCTCGAGACTGCCGAGATTGCCATCCAGTCAGCATTGACCGGTCATATGGTATTTTCCTCCCTGCATACAAACGATGCGCCAAGCGCTCTGACAAGGCTCCTTGATATGGGTGTTGAAAATTTTCTTCTGTCGTCTACCGTGAGGGGAGTGCTTGCACAGAGACTCGTCAGACTGATATGCCCTTCCTGCAAGGAGACAGACCCTTCGACCGCTGACAGGGAAGAACTCCTGACACTCGGGATAGAAAGGGATACGCCACTCTACCGAGGAGCAGGATGTGAACAATGTGCGCATACCGGGTATTTCGGCCGGGCCGGGATATTTGAACTTCTGATTATTGACGATGAGATACGCAAACTGGGCCTGAAGAACGCTGATTCAAATCAGATCAGAGCTATGGCCAGACAGCATGGAATGAAGACTCTGCTGGAAGATGGCGCTGATAAAATAAGGGCGGGGATCACTACCTTGAGTGAAGTGCTCAGGGTAACGCAGGAGACCTAA
- a CDS encoding prepilin-type N-terminal cleavage/methylation domain-containing protein, whose translation MKSNRSGFTLLELIIVLFLITLMLGLSSVFFANTLPSGRFNATAREIAATIRQAKHLAQRKGEKQIVTINMDTNSYGIEGQTGKILPSGISFKVIDPLAGEITSGIYQIAFRMTGSTEGGTIIVWNNAKAAQINIDPVAGAVIIR comes from the coding sequence ATGAAATCTAACCGATCCGGCTTTACCCTTCTTGAACTGATAATTGTTCTTTTCCTGATTACGCTTATGCTTGGCCTTTCTTCGGTGTTCTTTGCAAATACACTCCCTTCCGGCAGGTTCAATGCCACCGCAAGAGAAATTGCAGCAACCATAAGGCAGGCCAAACACCTTGCCCAACGTAAGGGAGAAAAGCAGATCGTCACAATCAATATGGACACAAACAGCTACGGCATAGAAGGACAGACCGGAAAAATTCTGCCCTCCGGAATATCCTTTAAGGTGATTGACCCGCTGGCCGGTGAGATCACCAGCGGGATATACCAGATAGCCTTTCGCATGACGGGAAGCACCGAGGGCGGGACCATCATTGTCTGGAATAACGCCAAAGCAGCTCAGATAAATATAGATCCGGTTGCAGGGGCCGTGATAATCAGATAG
- a CDS encoding type II secretion system F family protein, whose translation MPIFSYRATTPDGQIVEGVIEAADEPTAVNRLKNSGIIPLKIDASSEGTKRKFTLKSSKGDMLTFTTELSALLSAGLPIDRSLNMLAEISEGKEMKSVIQSILKAIREGSSFSDALQKHPKVFSKLYVNMIRAGEVGGVLDVVLDKLNEFLESTRELKEHVFSAMIYPAILLLTGGISIIILLVYVLPKFSIIFSEMGTSLPLPTLALIKFSNIIKSFWWIILLSAVTGWLVFRNYIRSADGRYRWDALKLKLAGDVIIKLETARFTRTLGTLLQSGVPLLQALKNAKDIINNQIIAVTIDTVTKGAKEGKGIAGPLAGANVFPPLALSMIKVGEETGQLDAMLLKVASTYEKSLKTAMKRFIGFLEPALILSMGIIIGFIVLSMLMGIFSMTDLPL comes from the coding sequence GTGCCCATTTTTTCATACAGGGCCACCACCCCGGACGGTCAGATTGTTGAAGGTGTCATAGAAGCCGCGGATGAACCAACTGCCGTCAACAGACTGAAAAACTCCGGGATTATCCCGCTAAAGATCGATGCCTCATCCGAAGGAACCAAACGGAAGTTTACGTTAAAGTCGTCAAAGGGTGATATGCTGACATTCACCACAGAGCTTTCCGCACTCTTAAGCGCAGGATTACCTATCGACAGAAGTCTTAACATGCTCGCAGAGATCTCTGAAGGCAAAGAGATGAAGAGCGTAATCCAGTCGATCCTCAAAGCTATCAGAGAGGGAAGTTCCTTTTCTGACGCCCTGCAGAAACATCCCAAAGTCTTTTCAAAACTGTACGTAAACATGATAAGGGCTGGTGAAGTCGGCGGCGTTCTGGACGTTGTCCTGGATAAATTGAACGAGTTTCTCGAATCTACCAGAGAATTAAAAGAGCATGTCTTCTCTGCGATGATCTATCCGGCTATCCTTCTTCTTACAGGCGGGATATCGATAATCATCCTCCTGGTCTATGTCCTTCCAAAATTCTCGATCATTTTCAGTGAGATGGGCACCTCCCTGCCGCTGCCGACGCTGGCACTTATTAAGTTCAGCAATATCATAAAATCATTCTGGTGGATCATCCTCTTGTCAGCAGTAACGGGATGGCTTGTATTCAGAAACTACATACGGTCTGCAGACGGCAGGTACCGTTGGGATGCCCTCAAGCTGAAGCTCGCAGGAGACGTAATCATTAAGCTTGAAACCGCACGCTTTACCAGGACCCTCGGCACACTTTTACAAAGCGGGGTGCCCCTTCTTCAGGCCTTGAAAAACGCAAAAGATATTATTAATAACCAGATCATAGCCGTAACAATCGATACCGTGACAAAAGGTGCAAAAGAGGGCAAGGGTATCGCAGGGCCGTTAGCCGGTGCCAATGTTTTTCCTCCCCTTGCCCTGTCAATGATAAAGGTGGGCGAAGAGACGGGCCAGCTGGATGCGATGCTGCTGAAGGTCGCTTCCACGTATGAAAAGAGTCTCAAGACTGCCATGAAACGATTCATCGGATTCCTTGAGCCGGCGCTGATCCTGAGCATGGGGATTATTATAGGATTCATCGTCCTTTCCATGCTGATGGGCATATTCAGCATGACTGATCTGCCGCTGTAA